Genomic segment of Pirellulales bacterium:
GGCCGTGCTCGTTCTAGATGACGAAAGCGTCATTCGCACGAATCTCGAGGTGCTTCTGGCCGGAGCAGCCGAAGGATTGATCGTAGGAGGGTAGCAGGCACACTCCGTGTGCCGTCCGCCGTTTCCGATTCTCCGGTCTTCCGGTGAACGCACGGCATGACTGGTTCCGCGCAGGGTGGAGGCATGTTTTGAGCACATTGCGTCCGTGAGTTCCTCGGCATGGCCTGGGAACGAAGACACCACTAGCCCACAGCGGCGTCTAAGGAGTGATTCTCATGCACGAGTTCCAGGGTGATTTACTGATCGGTGGAATGCGGCTTAGGCAAGTTCATGGCGAGCTGGAAGAGGAGCAGCACAAGCGCGGCTCCAAGGAATGGAAGCTCTCGGGACACCTCCATTTGTCCCCGGAGCAGTTGCAGTTAATCGAGGTAAATCGCGAGTATCGCATCCAGCTCGACGACGGCCGAGCGGCCCAGATCGTGATCTCGCACCTGGAATCCGAAAACGGCGACGAATTGCTCGCCGACTTCAAGCCCTCCCACCCGCGCAAGCAGCGGGCGAAGTAGGTCGGTTCGGTTGTGGGCAGATCCACACAGATGTTCGAAGAAGACCACCGGCGAGCTTTCCGGCGGACCCGCATCGCATCGATGGACGAAGAGAGTGGAACAAGGAGATTGTGAGAGAACTGCGAGCGATTCAGCGGTCGCTTGACACAACGGCGGCGCGCTGGCAACATAAAACCATACCCAGCTTGGGTGGTTGTCCAAGTTGCGCCGAAAGGGAGAGGAACGCTAGTCTAGAACCTCTCACAAAGCGACCGCGGATTGTCCCCGATTTGCACTGTCGCCATCTCGATTCTCCCTTTTCCTCAAGGGAAGAGGGCCGGGTTGAGAGTGCGGGCACCATCGCCGCGATGGTCGGCAGAGCAAGTTGGTAACCATCCACTAATCACGGGCCGTTTTGGGAGAGGTTCATTTTTGCGCAGACAGATCCAGCGCGAACAGTTCTCTTCCTTACGCTCAGAATGCCCGCAAGGGCACAGCCCTTGGAAATGACTAATGAATTCACTCCCACGCGCCGATCGATCAGGCGGCTGGAGGATGACTCCTGCGTCCATCGCCTCCTCCGTAATATCGACAGCGCAGCTTAGTCTTCCCGTCGCTACGGTTAACTGTGCCGCCATTGTGTGCTTACTGTTCCTGGTCCTCGGTTCGCGCACGGGATCCGTCTTAGCCGACATTTACTACGACAGCGATTCCGGACCTCTTCAAGGCCAGGTAATTCCAGGCACTCAGGGAATTACACCAGGGCCCGGCATCGATTTGAGCGGCTGGAACACACCGGGCCATCAACTCGAATACGCGGACCTTCGCTTTAACCTGGCAGGCGCCACTTTTGCTAACTCCGATCTAAGGTATGCCATGTTCCAGAATACGACGCTGACCAATGCCAACTTCACCAACGCCGACCTCACAAGCGCTTCCGTTGGGGGGGCGAACTTCAGCGGAGCAATCGTAACCGGGGCGAAGTTTTTTAACTTCACGAACCTCACCGCGAACCAACTCTACAGCACCGCCAGCTACGCCAGTGGCAACTTGGCGGGCATTGCTTTTGAAGCTAATGATTTGTCCGGTTGGAATTTTGCTAGCCAAAACCTTACGAAGGCCGACTTTTTTGGGTCGAACCTGACGGACACTAACTTCACAGGCGCGGTTGTCAACGGAGCTGCCTTGGATTCCACGAACTTTACCGCCGGCCAGCTCTACAGCACAGCCAGTTTCGCCAGCGGCGACCTGACTGGTGTCGGGTTTGGTAGTAACCTTTCCGGCTGGAATTTTGCCAATCAGAACCTCACTAGCGCCTCGTTTTTTTCGTTTTCGGCGTCCAATTCCTTTGGCTCGAATCTGACTGGCGCCACCTTTACTGGCGCAATCGTTAAAGGGGCGGTATTTGACCTCACGAACCTCACCGCGAACCAACTCTACAGCACTGCTAGCTTCGCCAATGGCGATCTGACTGGCATCTCTCTTGGCGGCGATGACGTTACCGGTTGGAACTTCGCCAATCAGAACCTCACGCAGGCCAAGTTCAATAGCGCAATCTTGACTAACGTCAACCTCTCGAACCTCAACCTCAGCGATGCAAGCTTTTATTCCTCGCTTATGACCAACGCAAACCTCGTCAACGCAAACCTTACTAATGCCTTCTTGGATCAAGCGGTCCTGACGAACGCCGACCTCGCCAATGCTACTCTCACTAACGCCTTCCTGGGAAATGCCGATTTCACCGGCACCGACCTCCGCAGCGCGACGGGTTGGTCGCCGGCCGCGACGACCGTCACGCATAACACGATCCGGCCCGATGGGTCGATCCAAGGGTTGGCGTTGATGGCAGGTGAGAAGCTTATCGTCCGAAACAATCCGATCCCGATTGCAGTCGCAACGAGCGCCACGCTTGACAATGCAGCGACGCTCGAGTTTTTGCTAGATGCCAATTGGACGTCTCCCATCGGGTTTAGCGCCGGGCTGAATCCGTCGCTTGCCGGCACGCTGGATTTGGAGATTGCCAGTGGTGTTGATCCCTCCACACTCGTCGGCGATTCATTTCAACTGTTCAATTGGGGTGGACCGCTGCCGGCGAGGGACCAGTTTTCGATGATTACGACGGAGCCTGGGCTAAATTGGGACTTGTCGAGTCTGTATAGTGCCGGCACGGTCACGTTGATGGCTGTTCCCGAACCGTCGGCACTCCTTCTCGCATCGTTCGGCTTGGCCGCCACGGCTGCTTTCGCATCTCGGCGTGCGCTCAGACAGCGCTTGCGACTAGCGTTGGCGCACGGTTTGAATTAGATTGGCGTGAGCGTTGCGCGATCGTTCTCGCAACGATCTAATGTTACAATCCGCTTGCCGCGCCCGGAGTTCGTCGGATGGAATTGCAAATTGGGGATGGCGCCGAGCCGGTTTCGCGCGTGGCGCTTGTTGGGATGCTCGACATGGTGGCGGTCGGCCAGGTCGAGACCAAGTTCCTGGCGGCCACGGTGGCCCGCGGCAAGAATACGATCGTCGATCTCTCCCAGATGGCGTTCATCGCGTCGCTGGGGATGGGGATGCTGGTGAGCGCGCACAAGGGGCTCAACCGCCGCGGGGCGAAGATCGTGCTCCTCAACCCGCAGCCGGACGTGGAACTCGCGCTCATCACCGCACGGCTGCAAGAGATCTTGCCGATCGCCCATAGCGAGCAGGAGGCCGAGCAATTGCTTGCCGCGGCATGAGACGGGCCGTTCACTTCAGCTTCGCGCGCAGCTCGCCGTCGAGTTCGCTGATGTGGATCCCGCGGTTGATGACCTTCCCGGTGTCGTCGATGAGGATCATCGTCGGCAGCGTCAGGATGCCAAGCTCGTTGGCATAGCGGCTGTCGAGGCCGCCCGGCTCGAAAAGTTGCGGCCAGGGGAGGCGATTCCGCGAGAGATAGTCGTCGAGCGCCGCGCGGTCGCCATCGAGGCTCACCCCGATCAATGCGAAGCCGCTGGCGGCATACCTGGCTTGCAGCTCCTTGAGTTCCGCCAAATCCACCTTGCACGGTTCGCTCGTCGTGGCCCAGTAGTGGATCAGGACGAATTTCCCCCTGTACTGCGAAAGATCGACCTGTTCGCCCGCCGTGCTCCGCCCGACCAATTCGACCGACTTGCCCACCGAATCGAGTCGGCGGATCGCACCGGCCGCTTTCTTGGCGACCGCGACTCCGTCGAAATTTCCGGCGATTTCGCCATACCAGTGCTTGGCTTTGTCTTCCTGCCCGGCGAATTCCTCCGCCACTCCGAGTTGCATCATCGCATCCGCGGCATCGGGCGCCTTCGGGTGCCGGCCGACGAATTGCTCGAGGCTTTTCACCCATTCGGCCTGCACCTTCGAAAACTCGGGATTCGGCGCTTGCAGCGCCAGCACGTACTCGGCCGTCAGCTTGCGAAATTCGACGTAGGCCGCCAAATCGCCGTCGGCCGGGTTTTTCTCGAGCGACTGCCCTAGCCGCGTGAGACGCTCGGTTCCCTTGGGGAAAGTGCCCGATTGGACAGCGGCGCTCACGGTGTCGGCCATCTGGCGGACCCATTGTGCGCGGTCCTTGTCGCCGATTTCGCTGATTATTTGCTGAAGGTAGTCAGCCCGCTCCTCGTTCAGTTTCGCTTGCGCGTCGCGCGTCCCGGCCTTGCCGATCGCGTCGTCCAAGCGTTGCAGCTCCTCCAACAGCTTTTGCGTCTTTTCATTCGTGCCGCCGGCGACCGAGTCCGCCGACTGGCCCGCATTCTTAATCGCCGGATTGACGAAGAAGAAGCCGTTTCCGGCGATTTCCGCC
This window contains:
- a CDS encoding pentapeptide repeat-containing protein, with amino-acid sequence MCLLFLVLGSRTGSVLADIYYDSDSGPLQGQVIPGTQGITPGPGIDLSGWNTPGHQLEYADLRFNLAGATFANSDLRYAMFQNTTLTNANFTNADLTSASVGGANFSGAIVTGAKFFNFTNLTANQLYSTASYASGNLAGIAFEANDLSGWNFASQNLTKADFFGSNLTDTNFTGAVVNGAALDSTNFTAGQLYSTASFASGDLTGVGFGSNLSGWNFANQNLTSASFFSFSASNSFGSNLTGATFTGAIVKGAVFDLTNLTANQLYSTASFANGDLTGISLGGDDVTGWNFANQNLTQAKFNSAILTNVNLSNLNLSDASFYSSLMTNANLVNANLTNAFLDQAVLTNADLANATLTNAFLGNADFTGTDLRSATGWSPAATTVTHNTIRPDGSIQGLALMAGEKLIVRNNPIPIAVATSATLDNAATLEFLLDANWTSPIGFSAGLNPSLAGTLDLEIASGVDPSTLVGDSFQLFNWGGPLPARDQFSMITTEPGLNWDLSSLYSAGTVTLMAVPEPSALLLASFGLAATAAFASRRALRQRLRLALAHGLN
- a CDS encoding STAS domain-containing protein, whose amino-acid sequence is MELQIGDGAEPVSRVALVGMLDMVAVGQVETKFLAATVARGKNTIVDLSQMAFIASLGMGMLVSAHKGLNRRGAKIVLLNPQPDVELALITARLQEILPIAHSEQEAEQLLAAA
- a CDS encoding redoxin family protein, with the translated sequence MAVKSMSRWRLVVSIILAWPLASGFAATRAATPTPEQALKLVPVQRDVDYDQPSPEEAAKCTIKAEKHKGQTGWVIRDAQGKILREFVDTNGDNIVDRWSYYKDGVEVYRDIDTKFTGKANEFRWLNTAGIRWGAGKSSDGQIDAWRMISAEETSAEAVMAIRDRDPARFARLLLTSSELKLLALNPAKSKELAEKLAAAPAAFAELVRRQNTITAKSNWVHFGGSRPGIVPAGTFGIPGDLVVYENVVAIVETEGKDAQLQIGTMIKVGECWRLIDAPAIPDANAKSAEIAGNGFFFVNPAIKNAGQSADSVAGGTNEKTQKLLEELQRLDDAIGKAGTRDAQAKLNEERADYLQQIISEIGDKDRAQWVRQMADTVSAAVQSGTFPKGTERLTRLGQSLEKNPADGDLAAYVEFRKLTAEYVLALQAPNPEFSKVQAEWVKSLEQFVGRHPKAPDAADAMMQLGVAEEFAGQEDKAKHWYGEIAGNFDGVAVAKKAAGAIRRLDSVGKSVELVGRSTAGEQVDLSQYRGKFVLIHYWATTSEPCKVDLAELKELQARYAASGFALIGVSLDGDRAALDDYLSRNRLPWPQLFEPGGLDSRYANELGILTLPTMILIDDTGKVINRGIHISELDGELRAKLK